One segment of Triticum aestivum cultivar Chinese Spring chromosome 2A, IWGSC CS RefSeq v2.1, whole genome shotgun sequence DNA contains the following:
- the LOC123190768 gene encoding GDSL esterase/lipase At5g03610 produces the protein MGRTGFQGKQHPFASMKVSAFFSAFCGVGLLLALNAASVECARHTSYTPQTLFVFGDSFADTGNLPPTKGNFEMSRQWKAPYGMSNRVDGSGRRQQHATGRFSNFMVQSDFIAKMLGLPQSPPTYLSTPDLHCDPSGMNFAFYGAGMFRFPGEMMMMSVSEQVDVFESMIKAGTISHNHVTHSVALLAVSGTDYNRFNVSGFSSATDCVEKETTEIVAITQRLQNLGVKKILVNNLQPLGCTPFWCRPTLYHECDEFGNVIALVHNKKLKHKLSRNKGIFIVDMYTAFNNIIADHGSKSYKQFEAGRKPCCEGYGPRVYCGEQHPHTDYLFYLCKDPSKRFFWDDTHPTHAGWEAVMKQLEPSKSS, from the exons ATGGGTAGGACAGGATTTCAAGGAAAGCAACACCCATTTGCCAGCATGAAGGTTTCGGCGTTTTTCTCCGCCTTCTGTGGCGTCGGGCTCCTCCTAGCTCTCAATG CTGCCAGCGTGGAGTGTGCTCGGCACACGTCGTACACGCCGCAAACCTTGTTCGTGTTCGGGGATTCGTTCGCCGACACTGGGAACCTTCCGCCAACGAAGGGCAACTTTGAGATGTCGCGCCAATGGAAGGCTCCCTATGGCATGTCAAACAGAGTCGACGGATCGGGTCGGCGGCAACAACATGCAACCGGCCGCTTCTCCAACTTCATGGTTCAATCCGATTTCATCG CGAAGATGCTGGGTCTTCCCCAGTCCCCTCCGACATACCTTAGCACGCCAgatctccactgcgacccgtcggGCATGAACTTTGCCTTTTATGGCGCCGGCATGTTCCGCTTTCCCggagagatgatgatgatgagcgtTAGCGAGCAGGTCGACGTATTCGAGAGCATGATCAAAGCCGGAACTATCTCGCATAACCACGTAACTCACTCTGTCGCACTCCTCGCCGTCTCTGGCACCGACTACAACCGCTTCAACGTCAGCGGCTTCAGCTCC GCGACCGATTGCGTCGAGAAAGAGACGACCGAGATCGTTGCGATCACCCAGCGGCTGCAAAACCTTGGAGTGAAGAAGATTCTGGTGAACAATCTGCAGCCTCTAGGCTGCACTCCATTCTGGTGCAGGCCGACCCTCTACCACGAGTGCGACGAGTTTGGCAATGTCATTGCGCTCGTGCACAATAAAAAGCTGAAACATAAGCTGTCAAGGAACAAAGGTATCTTCATAGTCGATATGTACACCGCCTTCAACAACATCATCGCTGACCATG GTTCGAAGTCGTACAAGCAGTTTGAGGCGGGGCGGAAGCCGTGCTGCGAGGGCTATGGTCCTAGGGTCTACTGTGGAGAGCAGCATCCTCACACGGACTATCTTTTCTATCTGTGCAAGGACCCAAGCAAACGTTTCTTCTGGGACGATACTCATCCCACACATGCCGGCTGGGAGGCCGTTATGAAGCAGCTTGAACCATCAAAGAGTTCTTAG